Proteins encoded within one genomic window of Macrotis lagotis isolate mMagLag1 chromosome 3, bilby.v1.9.chrom.fasta, whole genome shotgun sequence:
- the LOC141519468 gene encoding olfactory receptor 14I1-like: protein MNNNSIITEFLLMEFSSVRELQVLHAVLFLMIYLAALMGNLLTMTAIITDSHLHSPMYFFLSNLSLLDICTISVILPKFIVNSFSGIHSLSILGCAIQIFFFTFFVSAEFALLMAMSYDRFVAICHPLHYDIFMSPVRCLWAASGSWFSGLIYSAVHIGNMFRQPFRGSNVIHQFFCDASHILKVLPSEVFKSEFVLVVLSLSVFLFCFAFLIASYARIFSTVLKIPSVEGRYKAISTCSPQLIILLLFIISIMLVGLKHPSETSPIQNLIIAVSYTTLPPLINPIIYSLRNQNITAAMGKMIRRMVFSHP, encoded by the coding sequence ATGAACAACAACTCCATCATCACAGAGTTCCTCCTCATGGAGTTCTCCAGTGTGCGGGAGCTGCAGGTCCTACATGCTGTGCTGTTCCTGATGATTTACCTGGCTGCCCTGATGGGGAATCTTCTCACCATGACTGCAATTATTACTGACTCACACCTTCACTctcctatgtatttttttctgagcAACTTATCCCTCCTGGATATCTGCACCATCTCAGTCATTCTTCCTAAATTCATTGTGAATTCATTTTCTGGGATTCATTCTCTGTCCATCCTTGGCTGTGCTattcaaatctttttctttaccttttttgtatCAGCAGAGTTTGCTTTGCTTATGGCCATGTCCTATGACCGCTTTGTGGCCATCTGTCACCCCCTACACTATGACATCTTCATGAGTCCAGTGCGTTGTCTCTGGGCGGCATCTGGTTCCTGGTTCAGTGGGCTCATTTATTCAGCAGTCCACATAGGTAACATGTTCCGCCAGCCCTTCAGAGGATCCAATGTGATACACCAGTTTTTCTGTGATGCCTCTCATATCTTGAAAGTCTTACCTTCTGAGGTGTTTAAAAGTGAGTTTGTCTTAGTTGTGCTAAGTTTAAGTGTTTTCTTATTCTGCTTTGCCTTTTTAATTGCTTCATATGCTCGCATCTTCTCCACTGTACTCAAGATTCCTTCTGTGGAAGGGCGCTACAAGGCCATTTCTACTTGCTCCCCTCAGCTAATTATCCTACTGCTGTTTATCATTTCTATAATGCTTGTAGGTCTGAAGCACCCATCAGAAACATCACCTATCCAAAACCTTATCATTGCAGTGTCCTATACAACATTGCCTCCACTGATTAACCCCATCATCTATAGCCTGAGGAATCAGAACATTACAGCTGCCATGGGCAAGATGATCAGGAGGATGGTTTTTTCCCATccttga